CGCCCCGAATTCACTCGTTTGCTTGAGGTCGCGCACGGTCCGTTGGCCACCGGGGGGCGAAATGCGCCCCGGTTCGGTGGGCCCGCTGGGCACGGACCCCCGATCCCGGCTAGGATTGGTGACGCGGCCCGCTCCCAGTGACCCCCAGGCTGGTTGAGCGGGCCGTCTCAACGCCGAAGGGCCCCGCTCACACCTGGTGAGCGGGGCCCTTCGCGGTTCCGGCGCTCAGAGCTCCAGGGGCGTGTGGGCCAGCCCGTGCGCCTGCGCGACCGGCAGGTTGGTCAGCAGGCCGTCGTGCGCGTTCAGGCCGAGCGCCAGCGCCGGGTCCGACCGCAGCGCCGCCTCCCAGCCCCGGTCGGCCAGCGCCACGGCGTGCGGCAGCGTCACGTTGGTCAGCGCGTAGGTCGACGTGCGCGGCACCGCGCCGGGCATGTTGGCGACGCAGTAGAAGACCGCGTCGTGCACCTGGTACGTCGGGTCGGCGTGCGTGGTCGGCCGCGAGTCGGCGAAGCAGCCCCCCTGGTCGATCGCGATGTCCACCAGCACCGCGCCGGGCTTCATGTCGGCCACCAGCTCGTTGCTCACCAGCTTCGGCGCCTTCGCGCCGGGCACCAGCACCGCGCCGATGACCAGGTCGGCCTCGCGGACGGCCTGCTCGACCGAGTAGCGGTTGGACGTCACCGTGCGCAGGCGGCCCTGGTAGAGGGCGTCGATGTGGCGCAGCCGGTCCACGTTGGTGTCCAGGATCTGCACGTCCGCGCCCATGCCGACGGCGATCGCCGCCGCGTTCAGGCCCGCCACGCCGCCGCCGATGACGACCACCCGCGCCGGGTGCACGCCGGGCACGCCGCCGGGCAGCACGCCGCGCCCGCCGGAGGGCTTCATCAGCGCGAACGCGCCCACCTGCGGCGCCAGCCGGCCCGCGACCTCGGACATCGGGGCCAGCAGCGGCAGCGCGCCGTTCGACGTCTGCACGGTCTCGTAGGCGATGGCGGTGGTCCCGGAGTCCAGCAGCGCCCGCGTCAGCGGCTGGTCGGCCGCCAGGTGCAGGTAGGTGAACAGGACCTGCCCCTTGCGCAGCCGCGGGTACTCCTCGGCGATCGGCTCCTTGACCTTGAGCACCAGGTCGCCCTCGGCCCACACGTCGTCCGCGGTGGCCAGGACCTTCGCGCCGGCGGCCAGGTACTCCTCGTCGGTGATCGCCGAACCGAGGCCCGCGCCGGTCTCGACGACCACGTCGTGACCGCGCTGCGCCAGCTCGTGGGCGCCCGCCGGTGTCAGCGCGACGCGGTACTCGTGGTTCTTGATCTCGCGGGGGACGGCGATCCGCACGGTGGGCTCCTTCGGCCGGTGTTACACCCAAGGTCCGGTAACGCGATTTCGGTGTCATCGTGCGGCGGGCACCAACGGGCCGGGGTCGGGTTGTGCCGATCGCACAAGCCGGTGGTCGCGTTGACACCCGTTGGTGTGGCACCTAGCGTGCGTCCAACCAACTGAACATCGGCCGCGGCGCGACGACAGCGCCGGAACCCGCGCGGGAGAGACCTCGGTGAACGTGCCGGGGCGCCGAAGGAGCAAGCACCCCCGCACACTCTCAGGCAGCGAGAACCGCTCGGGTGAGGCGACTCTGGAAAGCGCGCTCGACGCGCACCCACGGTGCAAGCCGCGACGCCGCGGTGAAGCTCTCAGGTCCCAGGACAGAGCAGGGGATCCGGACCTTGCCTTGAGGAGAGCTGTCGTGACATTTCCGGACAACCTGCTGTACACGCCCGAGCACGAGTGGGTGGACTGGGCGCCGGGTACCCAGGACCCCGTGGCGGTCGGCATCACCTCCTACGCGGCCGGGTCGCTCGGCGACATCGTGTTCGTCGAGCTGCCCCAGGTCGGCGCCGTCGTCAAGTCCGGCGACGTGTGCGGCGAGCTGGAGTCGACCAAGTCGGTCAGCGACCTGTACGCGCCGGTCAGCGGCGAGGTGGTGGCGGTCAACGACGAGGCCGTGAACGACCCGTCATTGATCAACAACGACCCGTACGGCCGGGGTTGGCTGTTCAAGGTGGCGGTGACCGACGCCACCGGGCTGCTGACCGCGGCGAAGTACGCGGAACTGACCGGGGACTGACGCCGTGGCCATCAGCGTGTTCGACCTGTTCTCGGTGGGCATCGGGCCGTCCAGCTCGCACACCGTCGGCCCGATGCGGGCGGCGGTGATGTTCGTCGACCGGCTGCGGCCGGTGCTGGGGACCGTCGACCGGGTGCACGTGGAGCTGTTCGGGTCGTTGGGCGCGACCGGGCACGGGCACGGGAGTCCGAAGGCGGTGCTGCTCGGGCTGGAGGGCCACCGGCCGGAGGAGGTCGACCCGGCCGAGGCCGACCGGCGGGTGGCCGAGATCCGGGCCACCGGGCGGCTGCGGCTCGGCGGTGAGCGGGAGATCGCGTTCACCGAGGACCCCGACCTGGTGATGCACCGGCGCAAGTCGTTGCCGCTGCACCCCAACGGCATGAGCTTCACCGCCCACTCGGGTGACACCGAGGTCGACTCGGCGGTGTACTACTCGGTCGGCGGCGGGTTCGTGGTGGACGAGACGGCCACCGGGGCCGACCGGATCAAAGCCGACGAGACCCCGCTCGCCCACCCGTTCCGCACCGGGGACGAGCTGCTGGCGCGGTGCCGGGAGACCGGGCTGTCGATCAGCGAGGTGATGCTGGCCAACGAGCTGTCGTGGCGGGACGAGGCGTCGGTGCGCTCCGGCCTGCTGCACATCTGGGCGGTCATGCAGGAGTGCGTCGAGCGCGGCTGCACGATCGACGGCGTGCTGCCGGGCGGGCTGAAGGTCCGGCGGCGGGCGGCGGAGATGCGGCAGCGGATGACCGCCGAGCACTACGCCACCGACCCGCTGCGGGTGATGGACTGGGTGACGTTGTTCGCGCTGGCGGTGAACGAGGAGAACGCGGCCGGCGGCCGGGTGGTGACCGCGCCGACCAACGGCGCGGCCGGCATCGTGCCCGCGGTGCTGCACTACTACACGCGGTTCGTGCCCGGCGCGTCCGACGACGGGGTGGTGCGGTTCCTGCTGACGGCGGGCGCGGTCGGCGTGCTGTTCAAGGAGAACGCGTCCATCTCCGGCGCCGAGGTCGGGTGCCAGGGCGAGGTCGGCTCGGCGTGCTCGATGGCGGCCGGCGGGCTGGCCGAAGTGCTCGGCGGCACGCCGGAGCAGGTCGAGAACGCGGCCGAGATCGCCATGGAGCACAACCTCGGGCTGACGTGCGACCCGATCGGCGGACTGGTGCAGATCCCGTGCATCGAGCGCAACGCGCTGGCGTCGATCAAGGCGATCACGGCGGCGCGGATGGCGTTGCGCGGCGACGGCTCGCACTTCGTGTCGCTGGACAAGGTCATCAAGACCATGCGCGAGACCGGCAAGGACATGAAGGTCAAGTACAAGGAGACGGCACGCGGCGGCCTGGCCGTGAACGTCATCGAGTGCTGAGCGTGGCCGGGGGTCGGTGACGGCCCCCGGCCCGCGGGTCACGGCAGGACGGACTCGATCGCCTTGACGACCGCCTCGTCCTCCGGCTGGGTGGTCGGCCGGAAGCGGGCGACGACGTCGCCGGTGGGGGAGAGCAGGAACTTCTCGAAGTTCCACTGCACGTCGCCCGCCGCGCCGTCGTTGTCGGCGAACGCGGTCAGCTCCGCGTACACCGGGTGCCGGGACGGGCCGTTGACCTCGATCTTCTCGAACAGCGGGAACGTGACGCCGTAGGTGGTCGAGCAGAACTCGGCGATCTCCTCCGCCGTGCCCGGCTCCTGGCCGGCGAACTGGTTGCACGGGAACCCGACCACCGAGAACCCCTGCTCGGCGTACCGCTCCTGCAACCGCTCCAAGCCCTGGTACTGCGGCGTCAGCCCGCACTTGGAAGCGACGTTCACCACCAGCAACGCCTTGCCCGCCAACGCGCCCAGGCTCGACGGCTCGCCGTCCAGGGTGTGCAGCGGGATGTCGTGGATGCTCATGCCCGCGAGGCTACGTGCCGCTCGACCAGCGCCCGCAGCGCCACCATCTCGGCGGCCAGGGCGGCCCGGCCCGCCGCCGTCACGCCGACCCACGTCCGGGGCCGCCTGCCGTCGTAGCCCTTCTCCACGGCCACCAGCCCGGCCCGCTCCAGCACCGCGATGTGCCGCGACAGGTTGCCCGCCGTCAGCTCCAGGGTGGACCGCAGG
This genomic window from Saccharothrix sp. HUAS TT1 contains:
- the ald gene encoding alanine dehydrogenase produces the protein MRIAVPREIKNHEYRVALTPAGAHELAQRGHDVVVETGAGLGSAITDEEYLAAGAKVLATADDVWAEGDLVLKVKEPIAEEYPRLRKGQVLFTYLHLAADQPLTRALLDSGTTAIAYETVQTSNGALPLLAPMSEVAGRLAPQVGAFALMKPSGGRGVLPGGVPGVHPARVVVIGGGVAGLNAAAIAVGMGADVQILDTNVDRLRHIDALYQGRLRTVTSNRYSVEQAVREADLVIGAVLVPGAKAPKLVSNELVADMKPGAVLVDIAIDQGGCFADSRPTTHADPTYQVHDAVFYCVANMPGAVPRTSTYALTNVTLPHAVALADRGWEAALRSDPALALGLNAHDGLLTNLPVAQAHGLAHTPLEL
- a CDS encoding L-serine ammonia-lyase, whose product is MAISVFDLFSVGIGPSSSHTVGPMRAAVMFVDRLRPVLGTVDRVHVELFGSLGATGHGHGSPKAVLLGLEGHRPEEVDPAEADRRVAEIRATGRLRLGGEREIAFTEDPDLVMHRRKSLPLHPNGMSFTAHSGDTEVDSAVYYSVGGGFVVDETATGADRIKADETPLAHPFRTGDELLARCRETGLSISEVMLANELSWRDEASVRSGLLHIWAVMQECVERGCTIDGVLPGGLKVRRRAAEMRQRMTAEHYATDPLRVMDWVTLFALAVNEENAAGGRVVTAPTNGAAGIVPAVLHYYTRFVPGASDDGVVRFLLTAGAVGVLFKENASISGAEVGCQGEVGSACSMAAGGLAEVLGGTPEQVENAAEIAMEHNLGLTCDPIGGLVQIPCIERNALASIKAITAARMALRGDGSHFVSLDKVIKTMRETGKDMKVKYKETARGGLAVNVIEC
- the gcvH gene encoding glycine cleavage system protein GcvH, whose translation is MTFPDNLLYTPEHEWVDWAPGTQDPVAVGITSYAAGSLGDIVFVELPQVGAVVKSGDVCGELESTKSVSDLYAPVSGEVVAVNDEAVNDPSLINNDPYGRGWLFKVAVTDATGLLTAAKYAELTGD
- a CDS encoding glutathione peroxidase gives rise to the protein MSIHDIPLHTLDGEPSSLGALAGKALLVVNVASKCGLTPQYQGLERLQERYAEQGFSVVGFPCNQFAGQEPGTAEEIAEFCSTTYGVTFPLFEKIEVNGPSRHPVYAELTAFADNDGAAGDVQWNFEKFLLSPTGDVVARFRPTTQPEDEAVVKAIESVLP
- a CDS encoding transcriptional regulator, which codes for MAEHPTASLDDVVHQKHRLGILTVAAEAKRVEFGYLRSTLELTAGNLSRHIAVLERAGLVAVEKGYDGRRPRTWVGVTAAGRAALAAEMVALRALVERHVASRA